CGCCAGCTACAATGATCGTATCGCTGCTATACCTGGATACTGCCCATGCAGTGCCAATCGTATCTGCCATAGCACCCCGTACATCGTACCCGTAAGCTTTGAGTTTAAGAATAATTTCAGTGAGGTAATTTTGTTCACCACCCCATAGGTGAGCACAACCGGAAGCATCAATGAGAAGGCCATCAGGCTGGTCGATGGCAACTACGGGCGAATAGCGTATGCACCATTGGCCAAGCGCGTTGAGTAATGTATGTTCCTGGTCGGGTGTATAAGCAGTGACCTGCAGTTCTGGGAAAATAGCTTTGGCATCGGCTACAGCCATCCCCATATAAATACCCGCATCTTCGGTTTTTTTGGAAGTGGCGGTTATTACCTGCTTACCCCGTTGATTTATTGAAAATACAAGTGGCAGGTTGCCGCAATCAGGATGTTTGCGGATATACCAATCGGTCAGTAGGTGACGAAACCATATGGCAATATATCTCTTTGCCATGCTTAAATTATTTTTGATTGAAGGTGGCTTGCTTTTAATGGCGGCTTTTGCAATGGATTTAATAAATCCCCCTGACGTAAAAGCTCCCCATCCATTCCCATTACTTCAAACCCTTCCAACATCCAGGCCACTTTCCAACTCCCCGGTTTCCCATTCCTTACCTTCACCAACTCCACCTTCCACTGCGGGAACCCCACTCCCGGCATCCCATCCAAACACAAGCCCGGCAATGGCGAAATGTGCCACTTCGCCACACTCGCCAACACATGCTGTGCTTTAAATGACCGAAGCAGAAATCCCGTTACCTTACTTTTCTCTACCGCCAACTGCAATCTCCTGGATTGAGAAAATGAAATCCTCGGAATCTCTCCCACCACCACAGCAATCCCATCACATTTCAAAGCCTCTTCCATCACCCACAAACTCTCCTGATCAGTCGCCGTCTCAATAAAAATAATCCTCGTCGTTTCTATATTAAATTTCTTCAAGGCCAACGGAAACAAATTGCGACTGGGGCAAACCCAGATACACGGCCTTGCATCCGTCATTAATTTTGATAATACTCCACTCACAAACCCAAATGTAGCTGCCGTCTCCTCACTACCCTCACTTACAAATTCATGTATCACACCAGTCGCAAAAATCCCATTGGGAAATGCCGCCTCCACCGGGCCTAAACCCAATAAATGCTCCTCACTGTTTTTTGATTTAAATCCCTGAAGATGCAATATATCCTGCTGCAGGCGTTTAATCACCTCAGCTTTATTTGTTAGCATAGACATGGGTTTTAAATGAATACTAAAATTATTAGCAAGTATACTACAATTTTTAGCTAAAACTATTTTTTTCTTCAGAAAACAATCCTTAAATCCCCTTGAACAATTCTATGAAACAAACCCTGATGCGCAATACTTTATTGGCACTCCCTGCTGGCTGTTGCTAAACCCCTACACCGAAAATATCCCTGCATCCAAACCCTTAATCTGAAACAATTACTGCTACCCGTAACCCGGACAGTTCTCCCGGCAAGTATCCCGTAAACAAGAACACTTAGGAGTCAGAAAGGGCTGCAAAACATACCACCCTGAAGGGGCGTTTCAATGGAATCCCCGTACCGTGCAAATGGAAGAAATAATACTGCTGACCGACCAGCATACACTGCCTTCATTGGTAGCCATCGATTCCCTCGGTAATTAAGGCAATAAAATAGAAACAGTGGTGCTAAAACGGCTTGCCAATGTGAAAGAAAAAGATACCTCTTAAATACACATAACGATTTTAGTATTAGTGCCGGCTGGCATGCGGAGCTAAGTGGTTGGTATAATTCAAAAGCGATTTATGATATTACGACTGTGCAGCCTGGAGGTGCGCTGAGTATGGGGGTAAAAAAAGAAGTCGTTAAAAAGAAAGGAAGTATAAGTCTGGATGTTGCTGATCTGTTCTGGATAGATTTTTTCCTGCATACGGATGTTTATTTAAATTCCTATTCTCCATCAAGGAAAGTTACCCTGAGTTTCAGCTATAGATTCGGGAAGGTGATCAGTCAAAGCGGAATAGCTCCTGAAGAGGTAAACAGGGTGCAGAAATAATGGGGCTGGCTAAAAAGCAAAATGAAGGCGCTGTGAATTGCGTTAAAGCCATTTGGTCTCCATCCTCCACCTGGGAGGGGGTACCCTTTTTAGGCAGCCCCACCCTTACTTTTTCAATTGCAATAACTCTCCATAAGCTACGGCTGCTTTATGCACCTGCACCAGCCAATCCTCCGCAGCATTATCATCCGCACCATCAGAAATATATTTCAAACAAAGAAAGGGGATCTTTTCTTTCATCGCAATCAGTGCAATCGCATATGCTTCCATATCCACCACCTTATAAGCACTGGAAGAATGCCCCATTTCAAAATTATCTCCTGTTCCGCAAGTCGCTACATTTACTCCATCCATTGTCAAACCATATTCAAGTAATGGTGGTACACCAGATAAGGGTGTTTCATACTGTGCATATCCCAAACCTCTTACATCCATATCCCGCTGTATAAACTTCGTGCAGCAAACCACCTCTCCTTTCTTAAAGAAATTACTCCCCGCAGAACCCAGGTTTACAATCACTGCCGGTCTTTTAACCTGTATCGCTTTCGTCAGTTCATAAGCTGCATTCACCTTTCCAATCCCTGTAATCAATGTATGATGACTTTCAAATACCTCTGCCGCTTCAGCTGCCAGTGCAAAAGAGAACAATACATTTTCAAGAGGGAAAGAATATTCCTGATTGATCTTAATCATTCGTTTTTTCTTGATTTGGGCGCAAAGTTATCATTTATTCGTCATTTTCACGAATGAAGAGGTGCTTACGCTACCCTATATTCCTGCTGGCTAATTTCCCCCATTTTCACGAATGAACCAATGCCCTCAACACTTCAATGCAATTTTGCAAAATGAATAGCGTATACTCGTCTATCAATTTCATAAGTTCACCCCGGCCCAAAATATGAGCGCCTGCCTGGCAGGCACTCATAGCAATCTTATCGTTGCAGATAAGTACCACCCAATATCGCTCCCGGTGCAAACGTACTATTCAAAATCTCCAGCTCAGCTGGTGTAAACACAATCTCCATCGCCTGCAAATTCTCCGGCAGACGTGATCTCCTGCTCATACTTACTAATGGCATAATATGATCACCCTGTGCATTCACCCATGCAATTGCCAGTTGGGTAGGGGTAAATCCTTTATCTTTCGCCATCTTCTTTAAAACCTCTACCTTTTCCAGGTTCTTCACCAGCTTTTCTCCCTGGAAACGTGGAAAGTGCGCCTGGTAACTACCCGCCGGCAGTGGAGCCTTCATATCACCTGTAAGCAGCCCTTCTGCTGTGTTCGCAAATGCCACTACACCAATACCCAATTCTTTCGCCGTTGGCAACAACTCATTTTCTATCTGCCGGTCCGCCAGTGAATAACCTATTTCCAGCGCACTTACAGGATATACGCTATTTGCTTTGCGCAACTGAGCCGGCGTGATCTCAGATACTCCCAGGTAACGTACCTTGCCTTCTTTGATCAGGTCGGCCACTGTTCCAATTACATCTTCAATGGGCACACTATTGTCAAGTCTGCAGGGTTGATACAAATCAATCGTATCTATACCCAGGCGCACAAGGGAATAGTTAATGAAATTCCTGATTGCAACCGGACGGATATCCAGCCCTAACATATGTCCATTGTCGAAGATCGCACCAAACTTTACACTGATAAATGCATCGTCTCTTCTGCCTTTAATAGCCTTGCCTACGAGCAACTCATTGTGTCCCGCACCGTAGAAATCACCGGTATTGAGAAAATTAATCCCGCTATCCAGTGCCTGCTGAATCGTAGCCACGCTCTCAGTCTCGTCATTGGTAGGGCCTCCCCATACAGAAGACATGCGCATACAGCCCAAACCGATTTTGGAAACTAGCGGACCGTTTGTACCTAATTGTATTTTTTCCATTGTGCTTGCATTGTTGATTAATAAAACAAAGGTCAGACATAAATTGTTAAGCAGTATTGCACAGAAAGCTCAATTTACTTTCACATACGGCTCATCCCTGACTACAATCAGGAATTTATAAGACGTCATTCTTCCTTTCCTAAATAATATTATATACTTTCGCAGGAACTATTGTACCCGCATTGCGAAAACTAGCCGTCATATTGAGTCCTTTCCTGTTTTTAATCTTCCTGGTTGGGAGTATGAAAACCTCAATATTATATGCTATCTACGAATACGATACCCAACTCTTTGTCAGTGCTTTTTGTGAAAATAAGAACAAACCAGAGTTACATTGTAACGGTAAGTGCCAGCTGGCAAAAATGCAAAAGGAACAAAGAGAGAACAGTACCGAGAAATTATTAAAAGAACTACAGTCAGAAGCCCTGGCCTGCCCTGTTCCTCCTTGTATAAACTTCACCAGACAAGAGTTTACACAAATGGGAGAGAGGAAATATCCTGTCTTTACAAATCCTCAATATACTTACCTGTTTACTGACCCTCGTAAGAAACCTCCACAGGCTTAAGTCATTTCAGTTTTTCAGTTTTCAAATCAAATATTACAGAATGCCCTGCGCATGCTGCGTGAATGTGTATTGCTTATTAAAATATTGCAGGCACATAAGGGTAAACCTATACCCATTACTTTCTAAATATTGCAACAATGAACTTACTTAAATCTCTTTTGATATTAATATCCTTTTCCTGTTTTGTATCCTGTAGTAAAAAAGACGATGCTGTGGTAACAAACGATCTGGAAGGATTCACCCTGGTAACTACACTGAATAATAATACCCACAAGATAGAGCTGTATACTACCAGTGGCAAATTCCAGACAGGTTATAATGAAATATATGTCCGGATTAAAAACGCACAGGGCAACACGGTAAACAATGCAACTATTACCTGGACACCAACTATGCATATGATGGGTATGACACATTCCTGCCCGGCTTCCACTATCAGTAAAAATAAAGGATACATCGTTTTCCAGATGGCCGGTACAGAAGAAGAATACTGGGATCTGAAGGTTAATTACACCATTGACGATGTTGCTTATACTGTAACAGATACCATACAGGTTGCCGCCTCAGCAAAGCGTGTGGTAGAAACATTTCAGGGTAGTGATAATAACCGTTATGTGCTGGCACTGGTCAACCCTGTTAAACCTGCCGTAGCAGTGAATGATATTTCTGCAGTGTTGTACAAAATGGAGTCTATGACAAGTTTTGTGGTAGTCAATAATTACACTATTAAGATCGACCCGAGAATGACCGGTATGGGCAATCATACCTCTCCCAATAATGTTAATCTTACACAGGGAACAGCTGGTATGTATTATGGTAAGCTGAGTTTGACAATGACTGGTTACTGGAAGATTAATTTGCAACTGGCAGATGCTACGCAGACAATCATTAAAGGCGAGGCAGTAACTGATACAAATGAAGGTAGTAGCATCTATTTTGAACTGGAATTCTAAAACGGGATTGTATGTTTCGCCTGACTCTTTTATTTATACTTTGCAGCATTACCGTTTATTCGCAGGATACCATTAAGACAGATTTGCTCAAAGAAGTTGTGATCATTCACAAGCGCTCATTATCAGATCAGACAGATAAACCATTATCTACACTGGATAAATACCTGGAGAAATCCAATATGGTAAACATGGTGAGGCGTGGTGCTTATGCCTGGGAACCTTATTTAAATGGTATGACGGCAGAAAGAAGTGTGGTAACTATAGATGGTATGCGCATCTATGCTGCTTGTACCGACAAGATGGACCCTGTTACATCTTATGTAGACATCACCAACCTGGCAAAGGTGAATGTGCACAGTGGCCAGTCCGGTTCCGCTGGTGGTGCTGCCATTGCAGGCAGCCTGGACCTTGTGAGAAACAAAGGAACCTTTGGTGAAAAGAATTTGTCCGGTATGCTGTTCACTGGTTTTGAAACGAATAGTCAGCAACAGGTGATCGGTGGCGCCATGGCATATGCACAACCTAAGTTGTTTGCCAATCTTGACTTTACTTACAGGCATGCCGGTAATTATAAAGCAGGCGGTGGCGAGGAAGTTTTATATTCTCAGTATACCAAATACAATGTATCTGCGATAGCTGGTTACAAAGTGAATGAACATGCCCGCCTGGAGGCTTCCCTGATCTATGATCGTGCGGTAAATGTCGGTTATCCTGCATTGACGATGGATGTGGGGCTGGCAAGAGGGGTGATTGCTTCACTGGCGTATATTCGTCATGGATGGGAAACGAAAGTATACTACAATACAATCACGCATGTGATGGACGATACGAAACGACCTGTGGTCGCTATTCGTATGGATATGCCGGGATGGAGCAAGACAGCGGGATTTTACTCCTCCTTACAGGGACTTAGCCAAAAACATAGCTGGAAGGCAAATATCAGCGGGCATTACAATAAATCCCTGGCTGAGATGACGATGTTCTCCAATACCGCCGGAGAAAAGGATATGTTCATGCTTACCTGGCCAGGTGTGCTTACTTATTACGGTGATGTGTATGGGGAAGATAATTACGCAATTTCTAAACATTGGCGTGCAACGATCAATGGAGGAGCTGGTGTGCAGGATAACATAGTGGATGATCACCTGGGATTGGAAAGTTTAAAGATCTTTTATCCCGGCATGGAGCGTAGTAAACTTCGATTGCTAAAGCGCTTGTCTACTGCCCTGAATTATACAAATGACCATGTTCAGTATACGCTTGGCGTCGCTTATGGCGAGCGTGCACCCAGTGTATCAGAAGGCTATGGCTATTATTTATTCAATAGTTTTGACCGCTATGATTACATTGGTAACCCGGAAATGAAGAATGAAAAATCAGTTAGTTTAAATGGGGCTGTGTTGTTTCATCGATCATGGTTTTCCGGAAAACTGTCAGCGTCTTATTTTCACCTGATGGATTATATCATTGGAAGACCCCGTGCAGGATTGAGTGTGATGACGATTGGAGCCGCCGGCGTGAAAGTGTATGAACAGCTGGCCTATGCAAATATTTTCAATATTGGTGTAGAGGGAGATTTTAAACTAAATAGAAATTTCACCTGGAGCAATCGTTTGGGCTATCGCAGTGGTTCGGGAGAGAATGTTAAGCATTTGCCTTTGATACAACCTTTCACCTATAGTTCAGGATTAGCGTTTAGCTTGAAATCATTCACGGCAGATGTGACCTGTAATGGGGCAGCAGCGCAGGATAGGTACAATCCTGAGTTTGGCGAACAGGCTTTGCCGGCGTATGCGGTATTGAATGTGTCTGCTTCATATAAGTTTAATTTTGGAAAGCAGTCATTGATGCTGAAGACGGGTGCAGAGAATTTGTTTGATAAGAAGTATACCACCTTTGCGGATTGGAACCGGGTTCCGCGAATGGGGCGGAATGTATTTGTAAATATAATCTGGAGTTATTAGGCGTATAGAGGTTGTATCAAAGGCAATTTTGAGGCATTGAGAATTTCATAAACACTCACTCACTCCCTCATGTATCCGGATAAGATCCGGGAAATTTCACCTTTGATACAACCTCTTTTTATTTACCATTTCTTTAATCCTAACAATTTTTCTCCCAGCTCCGTCAGTGTGGCTAAAGGTTGTTGTTTTTCCCTCTTCAAAGGATCACCCGGGAATGCATATCCATCAGGTGCCACTTTTTCTCTCCAGGAGCGAATACGCCATTGCCTCATTTCTTCATTGCTTTCATCGGCTGGCATCATGGAAATATATTGTGCAATGCGCACTTTATCCTTACTGTTATTGGCTCGTATGCCATGTGGCTGAGCACTGTTAAAGATGAGCAGATCTCCTGCTTCCAGTTTCACTTTGGTTGGTGTAAACCCGGTCGTATCAGGTTTAAAATGATCACGCCCTTCAGGCTGGGTCAGTTTCCAGGTATCATAAGTTCTGAAGAGCTCCGGGATGCATTGAAAGCCTCCCATATTTTCGTCGGTCTGATCTGCGAGAGCGAGTACTCCCTGAACATTTTGTGGTTTGGTTTCCGGATCATAATCCCAGTGAATGAAGCCTTTGTATTCATGACCAGGGCGGATGGGAAAATTGAGGTTTGCGCGGTCAATGGTCACCCAGAGTTCCTCCATGCCCCAGATGTCGGCAAATGCCTGGTGAATACGGGGAAACTGGCGGTTATCCCAAAGGTATTGATGCTGGTAAATCTCTACCATGCCGGTATTGGTGAGTTCCGTCATTTTCATTTGTTGGGTTGGTGTGTACCAGGTATCCGGGTTTTGTGGGTCCTTTCCCTCAAATTCCCAGAGGTAATTGGCAAGGCGGGTAGCTTGTTCGCGGGGAACGGCCTGTTTGACGATGATGTAACCATTTTCTATCCAGAATTTCCAGTCGGCTTCGGAGAGGATGCGTAATTTCCCGCCATGGGGGCGGGTATTGAGTTGACGAGTGCTGGTGGTGGCAACGGAGGGGTTACCAGGAATAGCTTTGTGCGCGGTGTTAAGTGTGTGATTCATAGACGTGATTTATGTCAAAATTCCGGAATTGGCGGCAGGGAAATTCTCCCTGTAATGACTGAAAATTGCCCTGTATTGATTATTTTAATGCTCATGAAGATCAGGAAAGAGAAAATAGAGATCCAACTTGGGCACTCCTTTAAATTGTTCTCGCCCAGCATGCGGAAGAATTTTTACTGGCATTTCCATCCGGAGATTGAATTGGTGTATGTAGAGGCCGTGAGTGGGATCAGGCATGTAGGGAGGCATATTTCGGGGTATACAGGGAGTGATCTGGTACTGATAGGGCCGAATGTGCCACATTTGAACTTTGATTATGGGTTGGAGACGGAGTATAAGCAGATCGTGGTACAGCTGAAGGTCGATTTCCTGGAGGCATTGATATTACCAACCGCGGAATTTGGGGAAATAAGGGCTTTATTTGAGCGATCACATAAAGGGTTGGCTTTTTATGGAGACACGAAGGAAAAGGTCGTAAAACGGCTGAAAGAGGTGGATATGGAGCACCCGTTTGAGGCCTTGCTGGGGCTGTTGGAAATTTTTCAGTTATTGGGCAGGTCGGGGGAGGTAGAAGTGTTGAATGAGGGGGATACGGGGGTAAAGTGGTTGTTGAATGATAAGGTGAGGATGGGTACGATTTATGACTATGTGCATGAGAATTATGATAAGGAGCCGGATGTGAATGAGATAGCGGCCAGGGTGCATTTGGGTACAGCGGCATTTTGCAGGTATTTTAAGCGGCAGACGAAAATGACTTTTACAGATTTTGTGAATCAGTACAGGATGAGTAATGCGAAAAATTTGTTGTTGCAGGGGAAGAGTGCGGGGGAGGTATGTTATGAGGTGGGGTTTGAGAGTGTGAGCTATTTTAACAGGTTGTTTAAAAGGGTAGTCGGGGTCACGCCGGCGGTGTTCAGGAGAGGGTATAATGGATGAATTTTATCCTTAATTTTGCAGCAAATTCAAATCTATGCAGGATACGAAAGGGATGTTAGAGAAAATCAGGCACCACGATAAATTATCAATCGCGTTGAATCAAAACTGTGCGATACCTTTACCGGAAGATGTGATGGAGATCTTATCCCAGCCGCATAGGTTGACCTTTTATTATTTCCAGTTCATAGTAAGTGGTGCGGCCACCTTTGTGACAGATCTGAACGAATTCAGTATTGCAGATGGCGGGTTGGTATTTGGCTTGCCAAACCAGGTGTTTACGAAACTACCTTACGATAAAAATAATTTTCAATATGCGTTATCATTTGATGAGCGCACGCTGATGTTGTTGCCGGGAACTTATCCTTTCCTGGTGAATCCTTACAATGTAAATGCGATTTCCTTTGATCCTGCGTCACAGTTGCGGGTGAAGAACTTATTGTCTGGTTTGTTCCAGTTATTGCATGCGCCGGGCAGGCAGCGGAAAGCGGAGGTGATACTGGCACATTTGCATACGGTGCTGACAGAGTTTAATACGGCATATTTTGAGCAGTATGGAGAGCAGGATGTGCATACGGGCGCGAAATTGTCAAAGTATATCGCTTTTAAGATGGCGGTAGAAACGAATTTGAGTGAGCAGCATGATGTGCAGGGGATAGCAGATCAGTTGGCATTGACATCAGGAACTTTGTATGGGATAGTGAAAGAGTTTGCAGGGGTATCACCGAAGGAATGGATAACGAACAGGTTGATGTTGGAGGCGCAGCGGAAGCTGCAGT
This window of the Chitinophaga sancti genome carries:
- a CDS encoding aldo/keto reductase, whose protein sequence is MEKIQLGTNGPLVSKIGLGCMRMSSVWGGPTNDETESVATIQQALDSGINFLNTGDFYGAGHNELLVGKAIKGRRDDAFISVKFGAIFDNGHMLGLDIRPVAIRNFINYSLVRLGIDTIDLYQPCRLDNSVPIEDVIGTVADLIKEGKVRYLGVSEITPAQLRKANSVYPVSALEIGYSLADRQIENELLPTAKELGIGVVAFANTAEGLLTGDMKAPLPAGSYQAHFPRFQGEKLVKNLEKVEVLKKMAKDKGFTPTQLAIAWVNAQGDHIMPLVSMSRRSRLPENLQAMEIVFTPAELEILNSTFAPGAILGGTYLQR
- a CDS encoding TonB-dependent receptor plug domain-containing protein, which encodes MFRLTLLFILCSITVYSQDTIKTDLLKEVVIIHKRSLSDQTDKPLSTLDKYLEKSNMVNMVRRGAYAWEPYLNGMTAERSVVTIDGMRIYAACTDKMDPVTSYVDITNLAKVNVHSGQSGSAGGAAIAGSLDLVRNKGTFGEKNLSGMLFTGFETNSQQQVIGGAMAYAQPKLFANLDFTYRHAGNYKAGGGEEVLYSQYTKYNVSAIAGYKVNEHARLEASLIYDRAVNVGYPALTMDVGLARGVIASLAYIRHGWETKVYYNTITHVMDDTKRPVVAIRMDMPGWSKTAGFYSSLQGLSQKHSWKANISGHYNKSLAEMTMFSNTAGEKDMFMLTWPGVLTYYGDVYGEDNYAISKHWRATINGGAGVQDNIVDDHLGLESLKIFYPGMERSKLRLLKRLSTALNYTNDHVQYTLGVAYGERAPSVSEGYGYYLFNSFDRYDYIGNPEMKNEKSVSLNGAVLFHRSWFSGKLSASYFHLMDYIIGRPRAGLSVMTIGAAGVKVYEQLAYANIFNIGVEGDFKLNRNFTWSNRLGYRSGSGENVKHLPLIQPFTYSSGLAFSLKSFTADVTCNGAAAQDRYNPEFGEQALPAYAVLNVSASYKFNFGKQSLMLKTGAENLFDKKYTTFADWNRVPRMGRNVFVNIIWSY
- a CDS encoding ImuA family protein codes for the protein MLTNKAEVIKRLQQDILHLQGFKSKNSEEHLLGLGPVEAAFPNGIFATGVIHEFVSEGSEETAATFGFVSGVLSKLMTDARPCIWVCPSRNLFPLALKKFNIETTRIIFIETATDQESLWVMEEALKCDGIAVVVGEIPRISFSQSRRLQLAVEKSKVTGFLLRSFKAQHVLASVAKWHISPLPGLCLDGMPGVGFPQWKVELVKVRNGKPGSWKVAWMLEGFEVMGMDGELLRQGDLLNPLQKPPLKASHLQSKII
- a CDS encoding helix-turn-helix domain-containing protein; amino-acid sequence: MQDTKGMLEKIRHHDKLSIALNQNCAIPLPEDVMEILSQPHRLTFYYFQFIVSGAATFVTDLNEFSIADGGLVFGLPNQVFTKLPYDKNNFQYALSFDERTLMLLPGTYPFLVNPYNVNAISFDPASQLRVKNLLSGLFQLLHAPGRQRKAEVILAHLHTVLTEFNTAYFEQYGEQDVHTGAKLSKYIAFKMAVETNLSEQHDVQGIADQLALTSGTLYGIVKEFAGVSPKEWITNRLMLEAQRKLQYTKVSVKELAYELGFSDPRYFSRVFKKSTGKSVSEYLEELQELGNN
- a CDS encoding phytanoyl-CoA dioxygenase family protein, translating into MNHTLNTAHKAIPGNPSVATTSTRQLNTRPHGGKLRILSEADWKFWIENGYIIVKQAVPREQATRLANYLWEFEGKDPQNPDTWYTPTQQMKMTELTNTGMVEIYQHQYLWDNRQFPRIHQAFADIWGMEELWVTIDRANLNFPIRPGHEYKGFIHWDYDPETKPQNVQGVLALADQTDENMGGFQCIPELFRTYDTWKLTQPEGRDHFKPDTTGFTPTKVKLEAGDLLIFNSAQPHGIRANNSKDKVRIAQYISMMPADESNEEMRQWRIRSWREKVAPDGYAFPGDPLKREKQQPLATLTELGEKLLGLKKW
- a CDS encoding outer membrane beta-barrel protein; translation: MSAGWHAELSGWYNSKAIYDITTVQPGGALSMGVKKEVVKKKGSISLDVADLFWIDFFLHTDVYLNSYSPSRKVTLSFSYRFGKVISQSGIAPEEVNRVQK
- a CDS encoding AraC family transcriptional regulator, producing the protein MKIRKEKIEIQLGHSFKLFSPSMRKNFYWHFHPEIELVYVEAVSGIRHVGRHISGYTGSDLVLIGPNVPHLNFDYGLETEYKQIVVQLKVDFLEALILPTAEFGEIRALFERSHKGLAFYGDTKEKVVKRLKEVDMEHPFEALLGLLEIFQLLGRSGEVEVLNEGDTGVKWLLNDKVRMGTIYDYVHENYDKEPDVNEIAARVHLGTAAFCRYFKRQTKMTFTDFVNQYRMSNAKNLLLQGKSAGEVCYEVGFESVSYFNRLFKRVVGVTPAVFRRGYNG
- a CDS encoding 5'-methylthioadenosine/S-adenosylhomocysteine nucleosidase family protein is translated as MIKINQEYSFPLENVLFSFALAAEAAEVFESHHTLITGIGKVNAAYELTKAIQVKRPAVIVNLGSAGSNFFKKGEVVCCTKFIQRDMDVRGLGYAQYETPLSGVPPLLEYGLTMDGVNVATCGTGDNFEMGHSSSAYKVVDMEAYAIALIAMKEKIPFLCLKYISDGADDNAAEDWLVQVHKAAVAYGELLQLKK